A window of Osmerus mordax isolate fOsmMor3 chromosome 11, fOsmMor3.pri, whole genome shotgun sequence genomic DNA:
CCCTGGGGGGCACagataaggggggggggtaggaagagagagaaggtgaagagaaaggagagaagggagggcagAGAAATAGGGGAtgagtggagaaagagagaggagaggagaaggcaggaagagagggaggggaattatgatgagaggaagagattcaTAAAGAAAAAGCAGTAGCTGTAAATCTGTCCACTTCTGGGTGAACTTGATTTATATCAAAAAGTACATGAGGTGCAACTCATCTATTCAAAAACAGCATGGACACCTGTGGGTGGGGTCAGAGCCTTACTTGAAGGGGTGCTGGCCGTCGCCAACGTTGATGAGACTCAGCAGTTTGTAGTAGATGCGTACGGAGATGGTGAAACACATGGCGGCCAGGGACAAGGAGGACACCACGGTGATCAGGCTGAGCTGGAACAGGGACAGCAGGCCCACCACCAGACCTGTAAACACCATGCCTGTGCGCTCCGTGTCCTTCCAGTAGATCAGGTCCATCACTGGGGAGAAGAGGatgacaggaggaagagagatgttcaagagggggagaggataagTCAAGGATGAAAAGACCGAAGGGAAACAGGTGTGAGATGGACAGAGGCAAGAGGTTGACAGAGATGGATGAGAAACAAGGACAAAAGACACAGTTAGGGATGTGGATTGCCACCGTTTAGAACACATCGGATGGCTGGACCTGCTgtagcagagggggagaggagctgggttATTTTAGTACGGTGCTGAAGATAGCAGAACAGAGGTGGAGCCTGTCTTTACTTTCAAGACATCACCCACCCACGCCATGTTCAGCCCCTGTCAACCTCTTCCCCTTCTGCCTCTGGCcctgtctgcctctgcctcgGTCTCAGCTTCCCCTTCTGCAAGTTCTCTATCCCTGCCtctatctctgcctctgcctacTCTTCTGCCTCTGCCTACCCTTCTGCCTCTGCCTACccttctgcctctgcctctccttctgattttgcctctgcctcactctctgtctccaccactCTGTATCAGGTAGAGAAAGGACTAACAGGATCCCCAGCAAGATAAAGGCCAGGGCTGGAGCTGCGTTTAGCCCATGTGGGGCAGacaagaagagaaggaagagatgaaagaagagagagagagagagagagagagagagagagagagagagagagagagagagagagagagagagagagagagagagaggaaagcagagaagagaaaaggaacTCTGGCAGCACCTGCTGACAGTCTTCAAGCTGGCCCTGCCCCCTATCCACACCCTATCACCCAGCAACAGGAGCCGTGGCTACCAGGCCCCTCCCCAATCCTTCTATTCTGGCTTGGACCTCAACGTTCCTTGTCTTGCTCCTTCTCTACACAACATTCATTAAAACTAGTCTAGGCTTTACACTACATGGTATCCTACCTTAGCACAAACTCACAGCTCTAGTCTGTATATCAAAACACAATTCAGGAATAGCAAGGCATGAAAGGCATTTATCAACAAAGGCTACAGTAATACATGGCCTCACACTGCACTTAGCGCTGGTATAGCTATGCTAGCCTGGAGATCAGTCTACCatatctgtctgtcagtgtgccAGGACCAGCCTGagaacaggccaaactgacacaCTCTTACAAACAGGTGGTCTATATTTGAACATGACCACACACTAAGAATACCCACAATGCTCCTGGAGCACACCTGTCCCTTGTCAGGACAGGTGCAGCTACTGTAACAGACAGCAACAGGCTGTAAcatactgactggctggctggtttggtGTTGTCGTCACTCACACTGGcaagctgcgtgtgtgtgtgtgtgtgtttgagacaaaTTGTAAATTACTGGCTGTTCAAAGCTACTGACATATACAtgaggtgcacttgatttaaGTACTGCATGTTTAAGTACAGCATGTTGCCCCAACAAACTCCAGGGAACTACTTCAAAAGTGCCATGCAAAGATGAATCAAAGCACCCTGGAAACTTTACTGGCTGGGAAAGACCAGGCAGACTCTATTCTAGATTAAGATAATGGTAAAGCTACAGTTGTGGCGGTTGTATTCACAGCATATGGCCGGATATTCTGTTGAGAATAATGAATCCTAATGAAAAGACAACACTCTGAGAATAGTACAGACACTGTCAAATAGGCGAGACCAGTCAAGTCTAAAATACACCCTTTAAATGCAGTCCAACTCCTAActggcaaagacacacacacacccacacacacatacaagcaatgGACTgcatgaataaatgaatgacaTACAAACAAACTAACCATTGGCATTAACCATCGGCACTAAAAACATTTAACATCCCAAGCTCAAAGAactcacagaacacacacacacaaacaaacccttTCTGTTAGCAGTCCTCTcggtgaccacacacacacacctctatttGTTCGATCGTTGCAGTGATCTCAAACTCCCCAGTGAATCAACCGGTCAAACAGGATCTTTGAAATCTCCTCTCGGCACGGTTCAAGCACGCTGTCCACTCCTGGTCAGCCACTCTGTGGGGGCGGCCAGTCTCTAACCCTTCCTCAAGACCTCAGctgaatccacacacacagttcctaaATGTAGCTACGCCTCTTCATAGCCTAGCGATCTCAGTAACTATAcccagcctgtctgtgtgcctgtatgtctacctgcctgcctgcctttttgtctgtctgtttgtctctctccctgactgcctgtctgtctttctacctgtctgtctgactgcccgtctgcctgcctgcctgcgtgcCTCTGTAACTCAACCGTATCTTACTGTAATCAATGACCAGACACCTCTACACTTCATCCCCTGGCTGCTACGTGTCATGTCTCTCTGTAACCTCATACAGACATTCCTCTCCTCACGTCAAAGCCCCTGTCTCAAACGATCCCCTTTTATCTTTAACCCCGATGCCTCACCTTTGCTGGCCATTTTGGTTGTTCCACCGTCGActcgcctctctcttcctctctatctctgtttctctctctgctctgtcctcaaagctgtttttggactcaccctgcctccccaacacccccccacccccctgcctcccccatacCCGCTCTGTCAGCAATCCTCGTTGGGACTCTGCTGGCCAAAAATACCCTGGACTGTAGAGCCCAGCCCCCTCAAGACTCTTATTAATTTACtgatatagacagacagacagaatatTAATGAGTTAAATATGAATGTCATCGAACATTCTACTGCATTAACTGGATGGTTCGTTTTACAGGGGATACATAGAACCCGGACAACATGTCAACAGAATGGTCACCAATGAATCATgttccagggaggggggggtagagggggagagatagatgtgtgtgtggagagggggagtagaaaaagtgagagagagggaaagagagtggagagagaaagtaaaagacccgagagactgggggagagagagaaagagataaaggaaaagagagcagagaaagtggtgagagatagcagagagagatagcagagagagatagcagagagagatagcagagatagatagacaagagagagatagcagagagagagatagcagagagagagagagactgtagacCCTCACCCTCTATAAACTACAGGGTTTAGTTGGATTGCATTGAACAGGGATGATgaaatctatctctttctcgaCCCTCCGTCTGTCTTCCTTTCCAACAtcctgcctcactctctctgcatcagacagacagacagacagatagacagacaggaatTACTTCCTTGTAATTATCATCCATGGTCTCTGAAATCCTAAGAGGGGaggttgtcatggagatgaAACGGAACACTCAGGCTGGTCTTCCAAAGGAATATTCTATTCCGGGACGGAGGGGAACCTGATCTAGCCTTTATTCTCTGACGAATCAATCGATTGAAGGGTTGATTAGAGCGCTCTGCACCATTACAAACATGCAGAGGACATGGGGAAAGTATGGGGACATAGGACTGGAGGTCACACTGTAGACAGGGGCCAGAACACGACATCTCTCACTGGTCTGTGTCAAAACACAGGATCCGAAGAGCCCTAGTCTCAGGACAGATTAGCAGATTAGAAGACAATCACGTCACAATGTAAAAATTATAAATTTGTGAGCCTGGCACTTCCATACCTGCTATATGGGCACATATCATGGGGCCCTCTGATAGGCTAAGAGCCGAGAACCACTGTTCGCTGACCAGCAGTTCCTGAGTGTTTTGACCAATAGGGGCAGAGGAAGTGGATGAAACAACGCTGCTGGCCCCGCCTCCTGGACGCATGGGTGTTAGCAGCATGACAGTGGCATCCACGGTGACGAGGGTCTCCAGTAACTCAGGGGGCTGTGTCGCTGGTGGGGGATGGGacaggaggaagtgacatcatcgtGACAAAATCATAGAGTAAAGTACAGTTCGAATTTTAGTTGAATCTGTGTCCGATAAACTGAATGATAGTTTCATTGCAGATTCTACCTCTCGGCCAATGAGATGAGGTTTACTTATCAGAATTTATCTGATCTGATTAAGCAATGGGTTGTCAGTTTTAcagtgctaacacacacacacacacagacacccagacagtaTTAGCTCATATTTATGTGTCAGGATCCTATCAAGGACGTGTCAGCATGTGGGTccacagaggaggaagatggagtcATTAACTAAATATTTTCCACTTCTCTAGAAACCTCACACTGATAATCcaaccttctcctctctttgctcccatcttcctgtctccctcccctcctcctcctctacaacTGGATGCcaaaccttctcctcctcacccttcccctccctagctcctttttcttcctcctcccctctccccctcgcccctccatcctctcctcttcccctcttccccctcaccaTGATGATGCTGGGgagactccctcctccccctctctcgtcccAGCGTGACGTTCCTCTCCAGATCCTCCAGATCTCCATCCAGGAGAGAGGACTGTCTCGGCCCTGCTTCTGACTCCGCcagtctcaccctcctctctctctcctcctcctcctcctccctcctcctcctcgccccttcctctgcctcctcgcGGGTAAGGAAGGCGTGGGGGTCCCACTCCACATCGGGGGagtccagggggaggagggtctcCAAGGTATCCGTGCGCACGAGGGGGGTGCGGCCTACCCTAGCCCCACCCCTGCGGCGTCCCGAGCCTTCGCGGTGGTGGCGCGTGGTGCCCACGGCCTCGGCCTCAGCGATGGCGATGTAGGAGAAGGTGAGCTCGAAGGAGTGCTGGTGAGGCGTCCCCCAGATCGACGGGGAAGACGCCAGATCACCGTCGTCATCATAAtcttcatccccccctcctctgttacgctcctcttcctcagaccAGTCGTGGGCTGTCTGCAGCTCATACAGCTCAGACTCCTCATTCCCACCTGTGGAACACACGCACAACCTTTCACCTGGACGCACGTTCCACAACTCCACCAAACAATAGCACCTTTCATTCAATCGTTACAGTGTTTAAAAACTATCTGGGAATATATCACTAATCATTTAAAACATTCCTAATTCATGAAAAGAGAATGTGCTACTATTGTTAAAAACATCTCCTGTCGTGTAGTGTTTGACATCAGCGCCCTGCTCATTTGCATACTCATGTGATGTCAGAGGGCTGAAGATAAAGGGAAAGAGGTAACCAGCTTCTGAACGAAAGAGCTACAGACAAAGATGGGGCTCCCTTTGTCAGGCTGTACACATCACCGCAATAAACACACAGAAGTCGGCTTCAGaggaggggaacacacacacctgtggaccGACTCCACGTGGTTCTGGCAGTGGAAGTTGAAGTGGTTCTGTGTCTGAGCAAGTCTATTTCCGAATTCATGAATCTTTTATTTACAGCAGTATGCTGAATGAGAGGGGGTGCATTTGTTGTGAAGTGTGGTGCACTCCTACCGTCTGTGCACGGAGGGGTGGAGTCGGGGGTGGAGTTGACAGAACCTAATTCCTctgtgtgagaaaaagagagttagaTATAAGAAAGGAGCATGTTGCAAGAAGAACATTGTCACATTGACAGTTGTCTATTGTTGAACATGAAACTGCAGACAGTGTCCTGTGTATCTCTGTCCTTTCTAGAAGTTTACAGCCAACGTCTATTTGCAAATGAGCCCAAAGAGATAACATCATTTTATGTCCATGATGTCCAAAACCTCCCTCTCAATATGAAATACATCTAAGGTTGGTGAGGAAACATTTGTAATTGAAAGAAAGATAGAATACATCATTCATGCAAGTACAAGGGAATCTACAAAGACAAATGTTGCTCTCCCATTTGCCCATGGAACATTATTTTCAACAAAATGAAATCCAATCTTATGTTTGAGGGTACAGACACAATGCTGTTTTAATGCTAACAGCAAGCTACTAACTGATGTATGCTGCCTCTAGGCCAACAGCTAGTAAGCTAATTAATAGCTTAGATATTTGATCTACAAGCTAACAGCTAGCTAACTAATGTAAAGCTAATGCTGTCTTTAtgctaacagctagctagcatgcaGCCCTGGACTACAGTACAGAACTGTGTGGTGCTggcagaggggatggggggatgggggcatTAACAACATTAGCTGGTCTGATATCAGACTATAAATCAACCACTTTAAATTATAGGAGTAAACCCGCAtcaacacacagacgcacatacacacaataaaCAAACTATAGGTCTACAGCCTGTATGGATTAAGGGCACTAGGTAGACTATGTTGTCAGGGGGGTGAATGATGAAAGCACACAGTCACAACCAATACCTTTAAcatcctcttcatccttctctccatctctttatattttatctttgatatagatacacacacacacaaacactggtgtTATCTCCATGcttaagaaaacacacacacacacaaacacacacacaaacacacacacacacatctgcagtaTGACTCCACAGCAGTACAGACAATAACAAGGTGGGTCTCTGTATACCCACAGGTTTATCACCggaagagacagaagagagatggagggagggaaggtgagaaagagatggagggagagaaggaaagatggaggagaaatgcaGCACATGTATTGACAAACGGGCAGACAAACGTGCAGAGGGAAAGCCGACAAACTCACTGCAGTTGGAGAATCCTAGAACCTGGCCCATGCTCCATCCAGGCACCTCTGGGCCTGTCCAGTCTGGAAGACCCCTTCTCCTACCGACACAGTCCtcctctggatctctctctcctgctctctctctccctccctctctctctctctggctcccttgtgtgctcttcctccctccctccttcgttCTTCACGCAGatgctgtttctctcctcctctgcctttttgctccctcccctttcctctccctggtTCAaaggcccctccctccccccctcctgctccctccctcctcggctctctctctctctctgataacaGTGGCTGCAGGAGAGCCTCATAGCTCAGAGCCAGAGGGagaggtgcatgtgtgggtacatgtacacgtgtgtgtgagtgtgtgtgtaaatatgggtgtttatgggtgtgtgctgtatgtattAGTCCATGGttatgtgcaagtgtgtgtgtgtgcatgcatactaATGCACCCCTTCATGAGTGATGTTGCTATTTTGTGCATCCATCTGTGAagagcctgtctctgtctgtcataTGTGCTTCCCTGTCAGTCTCTGCCAAGGACTctgcatcccctcctctccttgcccctcccttcctctcctctcccctccattccAGTCTGAACAAAGACTGCTGTACAGCAGCACTGCTGGTGGAGCTCATTAAAAatacatgttctctctctctctctctctttcccttccttctctccacatttatctttgtctctctgcctttcctctctctctcacacacaggcatcttGGTGAGTgggtgggaatagctgttgcaCTTACAAATTGTCTGGCAGAAGTACTACTCTGACAAGCCCTGCCTCTGTATCTCCTCAGCCAATCCATGCAGTGGGTCTATGCAACCATGCTCAGTGTGATGCAATTTCATTGGTTACTTTGCTACATCCATAACCCcatcacgcacacatacatagacacatAGGTGTATCCCATTTCTGTAACTCTTAACAGTCCTGCAAAGATTTTGATAGTACCATTTCTATACCCAGACCTCACCCTAGCCCTCGCTCTAGTCTGAGTCCAAGCTCCAGTTCTAGCCCCAATCATAACTCTCGTCCTAGTCCCAGTAGGAGTATTTTGTAACTTGTGTTCTGTGGTCTTGTTTGACCCTTCACTAATATGGTCAAATATCCTATTAGAGGTGGCTGCGCTTGTAGAGAGGGAGATGTGTTTATCCTGTCACTCACACGCAGACAGGATTACAGCACGAATGACGAGGTAGTGACGGGTGACAgtaatacatgcacacacagtcagcaggaTGAAAACATGGGGTATACCCCTAAAGATCcagacagtatacacacacacacacagacacatgtagacacacaaacacacatacactcatataCATACCATGACATTACAGTAATCCCG
This region includes:
- the LOC136951986 gene encoding uncharacterized protein codes for the protein MGQVLGFSNCKELGSVNSTPDSTPPCTDGGNEESELYELQTAHDWSEEEERNRGGGDEDYDDDGDLASSPSIWGTPHQHSFELTFSYIAIAEAEAVGTTRHHREGSGRRRGGARVGRTPLVRTDTLETLLPLDSPDVEWDPHAFLTREEAEEGARRRREEEEEERERRVRLAESEAGPRQSSLLDGDLEDLERNVTLGRERGRRESPQHHHATQPPELLETLVTVDATVMLLTPMRPGGGASSVVSSTSSAPIGQNTQELLVSEQWFSALSLSEGPMICAHIAGMEVPGSQIYNFYIVT